A region of Gadus morhua chromosome 18, gadMor3.0, whole genome shotgun sequence DNA encodes the following proteins:
- the pvalb9 gene encoding parvalbumin 9, which produces MSLTSILSAEAIESAVKDCQEPNSFCYKKFFKLCGLTSKSPQEVKDVFSILDEDNSGYIEESELKFFLQRFVPGARTLTEAEAKSFVSAADDDNDGKIGVEEFQTMVQS; this is translated from the exons ATGTCACTCACCTCCATCCTGTCGGCTGAGGCCATTGAAAGCGCTGTCAAGGACTGTCAAG AACCAAACTCCTTCTGCTACAAGAAGTTCTTCAAGTTGTGCGGACTCACTTCGAAGAGCCCCCAAGAGGTGAAAGATGTCTTCAGCATCCTTGATGAAGACAACAGCGGCTACATCGAAGAGTCTGAACTAAA ATTCTTCCTGCAGCGGTTCGTCCCCGGGGCCCGCACGCTGACCGAAGCCGAGGCAAAGAGCTTCGTCTCGGCCGCCGACGATGACAACGACGGCAAGATTGGCGTGGAGG AATTCCAGACCATGGTCCAGTCCTGA
- the pvalb3 gene encoding parvalbumin beta 2, protein MAFAGILNDADITAALAACKAEGSFDHKAFFTKVGLAAKSPADIKKVFEIIDQDKSDFVEEDELKLFLQNFSAGARALSDAETKVFLKAGDSDGDGKIGVDEFGAMIKA, encoded by the exons ATGGCTTTCGCCGGAATTCTGAACGACGCTGACATCACTGCAGCCCTGGCGGCCTGCAAAG CTGAGGGCTCCTTCGACCACAAGGCGTTCTTCACTAAAGTCGGCCTGGCCGCCAAGTCCCCCGCTGACATCAAGAAGGTGTTTGAGATCATTGACCAGGACAAGAGTGACTTTGTTGAGGAGGATGAGCTGAA gctGTTCCTCCAGAACTTCAGCGCCGGTGCCAGAGCTCTGAGTGACGCTGAGACCAAGGTTTTCCTGAAGGCCGGAGACTCTGACGGTGACGGCAAGATCGGAGTTGATG AGTTCGGCGCCATGATCAAGGCATAG
- the LOC115531333 gene encoding parvalbumin beta — MAFAGILADADCAAAVKACEAAESFSYKAFFAKCGLSGKSADDIKKAFFVIDQDKSGFIEEDELKLFLQVFKAGARALTDAETKAFLKAGDSDGDGAIGVDEWAVLVKA, encoded by the exons ATGGCATTCGCTGGAATTCTCGCCGACGCTGACTGCGCCGCAGCCGTCAAGGCTTGCGAAG CTGCTGAGTCCTTCAGCTACAAGGCCTTCTTCGCCAAGTGCGGCCTGTCCGGCAAGTCCGCTGACGACATCAAGAAGGCTTTCTTCGTGATTGACCAGGACAAGAGTGGATTCATTGAGGAGGATGAGCTCAA GCTCTTCCTCCAGGTCTTCAAGGCTGGAGCCAGAGCTCTTACAGATGCTGAGACCAAGGCCTTCCTGAAAGCCGGTGACAGCGACGGTGATGGTGCTATTGGAGTTGATG aGTGGGCCGTTCTTGTGAAGGCATAA